GATCCTTTTTGCAGATCATCATAATCGCCGACAGTATTTTTCTGAATCTTTTGAGAACGGGACTTAGTGTCCTTAGTAACGCCGTTCCATGCACTTTTCGAATTCTTGGAGAATTTATCAAGTGATTTCTTGGACTTTTTAGTCGTTGAATCGTAATCTTTGGCAACCTTATTTAAACCAGCTTTAACTTCTTTATCGGATGTTTTAGCCGTTCGACCTAATGTAGAAGTTCCATTAGCATATCCTGGCAGAGCGTGGCCTAAACCACCACCCATCACCTTAGCGGTATCACGGGCATTTAGAATCCGTTCGCCTGGTTTAACTTTAGTAATGTGTGGCCCAGCAGCCCCAAGAATACGTGCTTTACGACCATTAACCGTATACGCGAGTTCTGGCCCTGCTTCGCCAACCAGTGCATTGTGCTGGGAAGTAATGAGGCCACCGTTGGCGTGTGCACCTAGAGCGTGTTTACCTTCTTTGGTCACACCGCCAGCCCATTTGGCAACTTTGTCGAACACTTTACCAACACTTTTAGTGACATTCCCAACAGCATTACCAATTTTGCCGAAGATATTGCTGATGTAGTCCCAAGCGGCTTTAATTGGCCGTTTGATAGCGTCGCCAACCGCCGTAAAGATATTGCCTGCCGATTTGGATAAACTGTGCCATTCTTTACTTAGCCAGTTTGTTGCGCCGTTCCAGAGGCTCTTAACGTAACCAACCGCTGAATGCCACACTTTTTTAATCGGCGATGTGATCTTTTCCCAGTACTTACCAGCGGTGCTGGCAAAAGAGTTCCACGCTTTGCCAAGCCATTTAGAAGTTGATTTCCAAATATTGGAAACAACTTTTAAACCAGATCGCCAAGCTCTGCCTACAGCATTTCCAATTGAATGCCATAAACTGCCAGCGGTTTTAGAAAAGGCTTTCCATTTCTTGCGAATCCAAGTCAAAACGGCTGTAACTGGCTTTTTTAAAGGCTTAACAATATATCGATGAACTAAACCAACAGCAAACTCAAACGGTGCCGCAATTGCATGTGCAACACCGGATTTAAGCTTGCCCGCTGTTTTGATAACTGATTTAAAAGCCCCAGCAACCGGCTTAATAACCTTCTTGTCAATTCCTTTGCCAACGCCCTTAAACCACGAACCGATTCCGCCAACAAACTTGCCGGCAGATTTCCACTCTTTACCAATCCATTTGCCAACCGACTTAAATGCCGGGCTGACTGATTTCTTGATACCTGGAATTTGTTTCTGGAACCAACCACCAACGGTTTTACCAAGTGAAGAACCAGCAATGCCGCCAGCAGCTCCGCCAATAAGACCGCCGACAGCCGTACCAAGCCCAGGAATAACTGATCCCAAGGCTGCCCCAGCTGAAGCACCGGCAGTCATACCGGCAACTGAACCACCAAAATCACCAATCTTACGACCGGCATTTTTCTTGTTAATACCGATTAATGAGGTTGCTGAGATTGCGGTGCCCAGCAATGGAATTCTTTTGGCGAGACCTTTGGCACCTTCCAAGAACTTGCCACCCTTAGATAATCCACCTAATGCATCAGCTGCAGTGCTTGTTGATGATTTGCCAACATCTTTTAAAGCGGACGGCAGAAAGGCTTTACCAAGCTTGCCGATTCCACCACCGGTTTTAGAAGCACCTAATCCCAGTACTGCTGCGGTTGACGCAATACTACCAACCCCAACCATTAATGGGCCAGCTAAGGCAACAAACGCCGTACCATAAGCAATTGCCTGCTTCATCGGCTTTGGCAATTTGCCAAAAGCAGTTACCAAATTGTTTAGCTTTTCAACCATTGGCGTTAACGTTGGCAAAACGCTTTTGGCAAAAGACATCCCTAATTGATCAACTGACGTCTTAAAACGTTTAAACTGGTTTTGCCAGGAATGCAAATTCTTTTGAGACAAACCAGCGACATAACCACCTTTGCCTTGCTTTTGGGCTTTGGCAACTTGGCCAGTCAACTCTTTTAATTGCTTTACATGTGTTCCTAAAACGTTGGCAGCACTAGAAGCATTAGCGCCGAATAAGGCGGCATAAATTCCGCCTCGTTGAGTTCGGCTCATGCCCTTCATACGAGAACTTAATTTATCAAAAATGTCGGCAATCGGTAGAAGATTATTCTTAGCATCCCGAAAACTATTCTTGTTTAATCCCAATTGCTTCAAGGCGTTGGGCGCTTTACCTTTTTGCGGTGGATTAATCAATCGTTGATAGATCTGTCGCAGGGATGTTCCGGCTTGACTACCCTCAATGTGGGCATTGGATAATTCACCAATTGCAGCTGAAGTTTGGCTTAAAGTTTGATGGGCGCCATAGGCGTCGGGACCCGCAAACTTCATTGCCTCACCTAAATCACTAAATGATGTCGCTGTCAGGTCGGCGGCGTAGGCCATCTGGTTAACGGCTTTTTTAGTATTCTCGGTCATTTTGATCGTGTTCTTGGACTTTAATCCAAATGATTCGATCGCACTGGCCGCTGTGGTAACAACGTCAGAATATTTATCACCGGACGCAATTGAGCCTTGTAAATAGGTCTTTTGGGCGGCCAACGCTTGGTTAGATTGATAACCACGCCGTACTAACTGCTCATAGCCTTTGGCGATACTGTTCTGACTGACACCATACTTCAGGGACATGTCACGTCCCTGCGACATCATTTTCCGTGTATTATTAATCGAAGCAGCAGTTGATTCACCACCGGTCTTGATTAAATTACGAATGATGGTGTAACGGTTTTGCAATTGCGTGGCGTCTTTAGCACCCTTTAAAAATGATGCACCTAATGCTGCTGAAACTGGGAGCATGGAATAACCGGCATCACGGAAACGCTTGCCGGTTTTATTCAAACGGTCGAGTTTCTTCCGAGTGGCCTCCGAATGCTCCCCCAATCGTTTGACATGCTCTGAAACGTATCCAAATGCACCCTTACCAATTGATTTAACCTTCTCAATTGAGCGCTGTAACACGTTCATATCACCAGCAGCTGATTTACTCTGCTCGCCAACCGTCTTCACATTATGAGAGGTCTGATTAAAGTCTTTACCGGCATTATTGGTTTGCTTAATGTTATTCTTTAAATCAGATTCTGCATTAGCTGCTTTTTTTGTCTCAATAGTTAACTTGCGCTTCTGACTAGCCAGCTTTTCGGTTTCGTTCGCTGCTGTTCGAGCCTGTTTGGAAATTTCACCAGCAGCCGTACTAGAACCATTTGGCAATTTACCCAGTCGTTCAAGCTTCTCAATCAATTCGCCGGCTGCTTTAGTTGCGTCTTTGATTTGTGAGTAGTCAACCTTGGCCTCAATGTCATATCCAACCCGATAAGGAGAATCAGCCATTTCGTCCACCTCCAATCTTTACTGTTTGCCGCCGTTAAGTGCTTTAGCGACACCTGCTTGTGTCGTCAAGCTATCCGGCAATTCTCCAGACAGCTTTTTTCGTATGACTAGTTCCTGCAATAACGCCAATTGATCGGCATCAGCATGAGCTACCATGTGTTCGGGTACTCCATTTAAAATGAGAAAAAAGGGAAGCTCGAGCAAGTCGGCTTCCCTTTTAATCTCACGTGTGGATTTATTTCTAGTTAAGCCCGTCCGTAAGAAAGGAAACGACTTGATCGTATACCTCAGAATAACCGTGATGTTCATCAAAGAACTTGAGGTCTTTGATCTTTGGGGCAACGATAATCTTTTTAATAGCTTGTTCCATAAAGAAAGTTCTTGCCAAGTTTCCAAACGGGTTCTGCGCACTATCTAAAAGATTAGATGCTTCAACAGTTCCTGGGAACTGCAGCATAAAGGTCTGCTCATGGTCAGTCCCTTCATCAATCTTAAACGTTTTCGTCTTACCGAAACGTGACGTAATTGCATTCTTAGCGGCCTGTTCACGAGCTGCTGTTCGTGTACCGGCAACTTCGTTGGCGACCTCTTTAGTGGTTTTCTTTGCTTCTTCTGGCATTTAAAATCTCTCCTTCTGAATTTTTACGTAAAAAAATAACCCTAGCTAGAAGCTAAGATCTCATTAAAACTATGATGGCATTGAATCAAGACGCTCATACTCTAGATTCAAAACCTTAACTTGCCATGACCGCACTTGGGCGGCATCGCCATTTTGTCCACTCGGAACACGAACAACGCTTGCATGAGCACCGTATACATGCTCATTATCTGAACGAACATCAATGGCAAATTCTCCATTAGTGTTTGCTAAATCGGCAAACACTTTGTTGCATGGTGATTCTTGGTTCAAGTTAAAAGTAACTGACCCGGAATTCTTGTTATTCTTCGAAAGAACAAAGGTACCGTATGAATCACCATCTGCACTGGTTTTATCATTATCCCATTCCCAGGTAACAAAGTCACCAGATTGGAATCCGAAAAGCACATTACCGTCAACCACCGAAGTGACATCGGCAGCATCATAGGTACCCATAACGCCTGTTTGAGACGAGTTTGCATTAGCCATAAGGATTGGCCTCCTTTATTTTACTGAAGATTGAGCGTGACTGAATCGGCAGTCGCACTAGAACTATTGAGTTGAGGCGTGCCTGCATCAACTACTCGCTCCACCGCCACCGTTAGCAGTGATCGTGTCTGATTGAATCAGACCATTGATAGTTGCACTATGAATGGCACCTGAACGGTGATAAGTGAATTGGATGCCGCCATAATGACGCTTAGACAGGTCTTCTAGTGACTGTGCGTCTCGATCAGATGACGTCACATTGAAGTCACCTTTCTTAGTGGCGTCATCTGTCAAGATAATGCCTTGCTGCCAACCAGTATCCAAAGTGTTGTAAACCACGGAAGCCAGCAAATCGATTCCAGACTTTTCGTAAGGAATCTTGTCATTCTCTTGAAACTTTTTCTGTACATTGAGCTGAACCATGGTTTTAATCCAGGTGTCACCATGCAGGTTATCGATATACTCACCGTTGGATGTCCAGCCCTCTGATGTCTCTGGGGTACCATTAACCATTACGTATGCAATGGCATGATGATTGGTAATCCCTGCGAAATCAGTTGCTGAATAATCTTGAGTAGTAATCCCGTCTAAATCCTTGAACTTCCAAGTAACAGATCCAACGGTCTTAGAAGCAACCCGACCAATTAAAGCTGCGTCCATTGCTTCAGTTAATGGATGTACCAGATCAATCGTGTATTCGTTACCTTCCCAATGAGAGAATGCATCTACGGATTCTTCTTGAACTACTAAGAACTTCAATAAGTTAGCTTCGCAAATGTTAGAAGCTAGCGTCATGT
Above is a genomic segment from Lentilactobacillus buchneri containing:
- a CDS encoding phage protein, coding for MANANSSQTGVMGTYDAADVTSVVDGNVLFGFQSGDFVTWEWDNDKTSADGDSYGTFVLSKNNKNSGSVTFNLNQESPCNKVFADLANTNGEFAIDVRSDNEHVYGAHASVVRVPSGQNGDAAQVRSWQVKVLNLEYERLDSMPS
- a CDS encoding DUF3383 family protein: MTTAIAPYGRITDVIVNLKEQQPIPQIGFGNILFLTKTPAPDSDGKGGGVPNNATTTDGLLRSVTDSTTGAVYKEYSSVDALALDYDSSTPLYNKVTTYFNQQFPSDRVAVLSYPKGKLQDSLGAFWWQDWYFMVFDQDDPEDMTLASNICEANLLKFLVVQEESVDAFSHWEGNEYTIDLVHPLTEAMDAALIGRVASKTVGSVTWKFKDLDGITTQDYSATDFAGITNHHAIAYVMVNGTPETSEGWTSNGEYIDNLHGDTWIKTMVQLNVQKKFQENDKIPYEKSGIDLLASVVYNTLDTGWQQGIILTDDATKKGDFNVTSSDRDAQSLEDLSKRHYGGIQFTYHRSGAIHSATINGLIQSDTITANGGGGASS
- a CDS encoding phage tail tape measure protein: MADSPYRVGYDIEAKVDYSQIKDATKAAGELIEKLERLGKLPNGSSTAAGEISKQARTAANETEKLASQKRKLTIETKKAANAESDLKNNIKQTNNAGKDFNQTSHNVKTVGEQSKSAAGDMNVLQRSIEKVKSIGKGAFGYVSEHVKRLGEHSEATRKKLDRLNKTGKRFRDAGYSMLPVSAALGASFLKGAKDATQLQNRYTIIRNLIKTGGESTAASINNTRKMMSQGRDMSLKYGVSQNSIAKGYEQLVRRGYQSNQALAAQKTYLQGSIASGDKYSDVVTTAASAIESFGLKSKNTIKMTENTKKAVNQMAYAADLTATSFSDLGEAMKFAGPDAYGAHQTLSQTSAAIGELSNAHIEGSQAGTSLRQIYQRLINPPQKGKAPNALKQLGLNKNSFRDAKNNLLPIADIFDKLSSRMKGMSRTQRGGIYAALFGANASSAANVLGTHVKQLKELTGQVAKAQKQGKGGYVAGLSQKNLHSWQNQFKRFKTSVDQLGMSFAKSVLPTLTPMVEKLNNLVTAFGKLPKPMKQAIAYGTAFVALAGPLMVGVGSIASTAAVLGLGASKTGGGIGKLGKAFLPSALKDVGKSSTSTAADALGGLSKGGKFLEGAKGLAKRIPLLGTAISATSLIGINKKNAGRKIGDFGGSVAGMTAGASAGAALGSVIPGLGTAVGGLIGGAAGGIAGSSLGKTVGGWFQKQIPGIKKSVSPAFKSVGKWIGKEWKSAGKFVGGIGSWFKGVGKGIDKKVIKPVAGAFKSVIKTAGKLKSGVAHAIAAPFEFAVGLVHRYIVKPLKKPVTAVLTWIRKKWKAFSKTAGSLWHSIGNAVGRAWRSGLKVVSNIWKSTSKWLGKAWNSFASTAGKYWEKITSPIKKVWHSAVGYVKSLWNGATNWLSKEWHSLSKSAGNIFTAVGDAIKRPIKAAWDYISNIFGKIGNAVGNVTKSVGKVFDKVAKWAGGVTKEGKHALGAHANGGLITSQHNALVGEAGPELAYTVNGRKARILGAAGPHITKVKPGERILNARDTAKVMGGGLGHALPGYANGTSTLGRTAKTSDKEVKAGLNKVAKDYDSTTKKSKKSLDKFSKNSKSAWNGVTKDTKSRSQKIQKNTVGDYDDLQKGSIRQLSQLQSGNNSQWKSILNQTGKRTNSLRKSTVSDFNSMQQGSQKQMNQLESGIIAAAKATAIGFGKEMGRMKGYAHSAMGGAIGQLNQGISGIDSVLGQFGGNHSVIKPIKYAHGSNGQLTENQMAMVNDATAGPRQELIVRNNNVYAPQGKNRVLPLHKGDQVLNGRQSQEFAAMQGIAHYAKGSGVSKSGLRKIADTNSSHPTKAFNNEYNVHIDLGGSTLQKGSTALGKNSSNKLGPAWSKAMWGVIQDAIQGGGSAAGGNWRHSPGAGFHVTSGFGYRGATAGGMADHDGNDFSGAKTVHSVHGGTVIYAGGAPANWGGGNGIGENLVTKGSDGWYVIYQEFNGKNNSGAPMYVHRGDTVKTGQRVAALGPSGTHVHIGVSRHNPFSNSGSTTAGWNDLLKMHGHSSGTPKSRKSDGRLTKLAKAELGKKALKWVGDNLGISNDLGSIGGKPVGDLETLIRKAAKAMHATIPGGKWMYYMLHMIQNESGGRAGIKGIDDHDGTGAAMGLLQYKRSTFNSYAVKGHKNILSAWDQLLAFFNNSHYKTDIGIGYNGKVGEWRGRGSGPSGSRRYANGGWAGKASIFGEVAGEPEVAINPKRKSADNLIDQTIEARATADKSSPSADYLNSIKALKVKQSRPKIEPKITLNFNGDISDEKTMNKAVDKFKRGLTDVLTQINDEFGLDDSVW